A region of the Cannabis sativa cultivar Pink pepper isolate KNU-18-1 chromosome 3, ASM2916894v1, whole genome shotgun sequence genome:
AGCTTGTGCGAGAATATGAACAGGTAGCTCGCACTCTACAGGTCGCATACGTTGCTGCACTTATTGTTAGAATAGATTAAACTGTCTTTCATTTATTCTTTTACGTTTTTTcgatttaatgtgttatttattgtaaaatagttttataatcGATTAGCTATGTAAATCTGAAAGGACACTTGTTTTGTATACTTACTTTACTTtacatgttttaatttttacctttatttacataatttttaagATATACCaacttttatagatgatatcCCAATTAGACTGCTCaagttaatataaattatgtgcTAGTTTTAAGTGAAAGATTAGAGTATATTAGACAATTCACTcataaaaatgaataataaaatataatatgatgatatttttaattaatggaaacaaaaaaaaatattccttaACTTAtctctaataaaattataattgggcGCATTACCAATTTAATCAAATTCCCTACCATTGCTTCTAGATGGAAGCATATCATCCATAggatatcaaaaaaaaaaaaatccatcaaTCTAATGGTTCAAAACTATAACATCCCTCAAATAAGTTATGAGATTTTACATTATTGGccattattaaatttttctaaaaaaaatatatataaaattttgatgatatattaaaaaaaaaaatggaatataAAACTTTcaagtaaaataaatatattaaaattttagtaATTGTTTTCCTTTTACTCGAGGGCAAGCTCATGGTGAGGAAAGGTTGGGATAAAAGGGAAGTCTAGTGGAAAAGTTTGAACCCATAACAAAACTCTTGACAATATAGCGGCACATGTTTCTTTTTTTAccctttttaaaattgaaacaaGTACTGATAGCAACTCATGAAGAATATTTTCTCAGCCGTGTACTTACACTTGAGAGAGACGGCGAAGCGGACGGCCTCGCTCGTGAGGACTTCAACTGCTGTCTGACTGTCTGACAACTTCACCGTCAACTCCTTTCCTTGCAACTCTCACTTTGACCATTGTTTTCTCCACTCAATTCTCATTTGTAAGTCAATCGATTACTTATTGATGCTCATGTTCCGTAAATTTATATACTTTGTCTAAGAGTTTTCATATGTTAGTTAAATACAACAGATGGTAACAACTGAAACACAATATTATAGTTGCAATTAATAAGGTTTCTACTTCgaatcaaatttttgaaaaattattgtttttttttaataagtcaTGTAGGGAAGGTGTTTGCCAAAATGCTTGAGAGAACCATGGTTACGTGAGTGAGCTACTAATATTGCAGCAATTTTTGTATACATTGTCATTTTTCGGTGGCTTCAGTCGGTTTTTCTAACCAGTGCTTGTAAATTTGCAACCTTTTTTAGTGAGGAGGAAGTGTAAACTATTATTGTAGCTTCCATGTCTAGTGACACAACTCCACGAGATCAAATGAAGCGTAGTTTGGTGGCCTTAGAGCGAAGGTTTGCAGCTGCGAAAGCTGATCTTGTTGTTCAGCAGCAAAAAAAGGATATAAAATATGGAAAAGAGCCTAGATGTATTGGTTCTTCTTCTATGGCTCCTACTACAACTATAGCCCCTTCTAAGAAAGGTTGGTCTTTTATGAATCCAAACTTTTATTACTGGTTTCTATTGTGTCCTTTTAAAACATCATAAAAAATTCATGATGGTGTAGCTTAATATTCATATTAACCTAATTGTACCCAAACCTTACTTGTCTGCAGGAAATTTCACCTTCTCAGGTCATGCTCCCTCAGAAGGTATTGCACTAGTTTTGctattctaaatttgaaaagaaaaaagattgtatattacctttgtatattttttgtactcttattaatatatatatttatagaaagagagagagagagagagagagataactATGTTGGTGTGTTTTGCGCAGAGGTCGATAAAAATGATAAAGCATACATAAAACTCTCTCAAACCGTACATGAGAATCTGTTGACAACCAATATTGAGGGGGTATGCTATTGGCTTTGAACTAAACCAGTTGGATCTCTTGCACTGAACTTTTTTCCGTTAATACCTTCTGTGTAACATTCTGCCTGGTGTAATGTAGATTTCTAGCAGAGAAGAAAGCAAAGTTGATCATATTTTGCATGAACTTCTTCAAAATGGTGATTCAGCTCATAAGTACATGCAAGGATCCAGAAACAAAAGAATTGACAATTGGATTCTCCTGGATAATTATGTCCATGGACGAAGTATATCTACTGGTTCTCGTATAAGAGCTTTGCGAATGCACTCGAAGCGTTCAAAAAAACACATGTCCatgaaacaacataaaaaacatGGGTCACTTGATTTGCCTCAAGAGTTCCATAAGTGAGTTTACATCTCACTCTTGACAAGTGCATGTATATATTTTCCTGTTTTGCAATCTTTGGCTTAAGTTTACATTCTTCATTTGGTTAATGTGTATGGATTGcagatttgaaaactttaaacCAATGCACGAGCTTTGGAAAGGTTACATGACACAACTTCTTAAAAGTAGTGGGTGGGTTTCTGTCGCTGATATTGATGCTAACTTAGTTTTCAATTCTTCTTTCGACAAGTTGTTATTTTAATGGTATTTTTATTCAACATTACAGGAAAAATCAGTTGGCTCAGTGTCTTCTGGATGCGGATTTACATGGTGCTATTATTTTAGGTCATGAGCTTTCTTTGTATGGATATAGTATATATTTGTTTGTACCACCATGCCTCTACTTTTGATCTTAAACAGTCTAAACCAATATATACTTTTCATGTTAGTATTTGTTATTACTATATTTTGCATATCTCTTCTCTTGTTTCTTACTCAAGCCTTCTTTTCTCAGTTGCCCAGTGTAAAATAGCTGCTTTCACTGGAGTGAGTGGTATCATGATTCGTGAAACTGCAGAAACATTTGGGATTGTTACACAAGATAACAAATACCGAGGTAATTTACAGTCTAATTAGTAACTAAGCTCAGGTCTGATCTATGCATTAGGCACCAAAGTTCCTTGCATTAAGTAATGCCCCTGGTCTGTTTGATAGGAAAAATTTATGCATTGAGGTTATGGTTTGAGCATTTCTAATTAAGTTTCCGATGCCAATTTTATTTAAAACCATCCAAAACTAAGATAGAACTGGTGTCTTTTGTTTCtattcttgaaattgttggaGGAGCTATGGTGTCGCTACTATAATTCCTAATATTTTAAAGGATTATTTGCAGTTGTACCGAAAAAGGTCTCAGTCTTTATACTCCAAGTAGATTGTTGGAAGGTTACATTGCACGGAGACAAACTCACTTCAAGAATTTCTACCATGACCAACCAATTTTGACTATTGGAAGAAAATAGTACGAGGGATTTTGCTTTCAGGAACTGGTTTTTCATTGAGTTTATCTATGGTGCAGTACATATGGTTTGATTGTCTTTGTCTAATCTCAGAagtaaaatatttcttttattcCTGTTATAATAAAGTTCATTCTTAACATGTTATTGAACTTGTTTTAGGTTCGAGGCCCTCCTAGGCTAGGAACTTACATAGAAATTGTATGACTTTTTGGTCTATAAAATATTGTAGAGTCGGGTGAAAATAGCAGATTAAAAACAAAATgcatacaaaaattaataaaaagaggtatgtagTTTCTTTCCAGGATGGTCTTCTTGTGTTatgttgttttatattagtattacacagtaatatatatgcaattaaatcataattttttggtatatatattataattgtattattttgaaCAAGTTTAGATGTATATCTGCAAGATTTCATCTACATGTACATGATGGCCGGCCCGGGACATAGACGGGCTAGGCCCGCGCTTAGGGCCCATTCATTTTAGGggtccaaataaaaaaattgctttttaaaatatatacatatttttttaataatttttaaaactactatttatctttatagtaagagtttaattttctttttggtCTATAGTCCATTTCAACTCAGGACCAACCAGTACATCCAGAGAGTAAGGATTCTAAAGTGGGTGGAGGAAATGAATTTCATGAATTGATTGAAAGAGCTTACAAGGGTTGCTTTTACACACAATCGGTTACAAGAAATAACCTGCAACTAACTCTAACAAACAACCAAGAATAAAACAGaattaacagaaaactaacaaGTGGTTGGTTATTATTTTAGAGCTTCATTTATCATTATTGTCCTAACAGCCACCACAAACTGAGTGTGGCTCTAGACTTGACACAGTTTTTCATGAAGAAAGGGAACATCGAGCTTGAAATAGGCTTGGTCATACAGTTAACTCATTGATCCATGGTTGGAACATGTTGCACAAAGATTCGATGTAGCAGAACTTTGTCCCTTACAAAGTACAAGTT
Encoded here:
- the LOC115708870 gene encoding ribonuclease MRP protein subunit POP4; the encoded protein is MSSDTTPRDQMKRSLVALERRFAAAKADLVVQQQKKDIKYGKEPRCIGSSSMAPTTTIAPSKKGNFTFSGHAPSEEVDKNDKAYIKLSQTVHENLLTTNIEGISSREESKVDHILHELLQNGDSAHKYMQGSRNKRIDNWILLDNYVHGRSISTGSRIRALRMHSKRSKKHMSMKQHKKHGSLDLPQEFHKFENFKPMHELWKGYMTQLLKSSGKNQLAQCLLDADLHGAIILVAQCKIAAFTGVSGIMIRETAETFGIVTQDNKYRVVPKKVSVFILQVDCWKVTLHGDKLTSRISTMTNQF